Proteins encoded in a region of the Oncorhynchus clarkii lewisi isolate Uvic-CL-2024 chromosome 18, UVic_Ocla_1.0, whole genome shotgun sequence genome:
- the LOC139373732 gene encoding coiled-coil domain-containing protein 126 isoform X2, whose amino-acid sequence MLGRNMSQKLSGLLIILGLAWGLMLLRYTVQQPRHKSSGELRQQILELSRRYVKVLNEENQNTLGGPQGPSMAGYADLKRTIAVLLDDILTRLVKLEGKMELVANTSATNSSHPAAGSLASAPVALHKQDTPGNHRLETPRLPPQTPNRPRPGISD is encoded by the exons ATGCTGGGGAGAAACATGTCCCAGAAGCTGAGTGGGCTGCTGATAATCTTGGGGCTGGCGTGGGGGCTCATGTTGCTGCGCTACACTGTGCAGCAGCCGCGCCACAAGAGCAGTGGCGAGCTACGCCAACAGATCCTGGAGCTGAGCCGGCGATATGTCAAGGTGCTCAACGAGGAGAACCAGAACACACTGGGAGGACCGCAGGGCCCCTCCATGGCCGGTTATG ctgatctGAAGAGGACCATAGCAGTGTTGCTGGACGACATCCTGACGCGCCTGGTCAAGCTGGAGGGGAAGATGGAGCTGGTCGCCAACACTTCAGCCACTAACTCCTCCCATCCTGCAGCAGGCTCCTTGGCCTCAGCTCCAGTTGCCTTACACAAGCAGGACACGCCAGGCAACCACCGCCTGGAAACGCCTCGCCTCCCTCCACAAACACCCAACAGACCTCGCCCAGGG ATCAGTGATTAG
- the LOC139373732 gene encoding coiled-coil domain-containing protein 126 isoform X1: MLGRNMSQKLSGLLIILGLAWGLMLLRYTVQQPRHKSSGELRQQILELSRRYVKVLNEENQNTLGGPQGPSMAGYADLKRTIAVLLDDILTRLVKLEGKMELVANTSATNSSHPAAGSLASAPVALHKQDTPGNHRLETPRLPPQTPNRPRPGV; encoded by the exons ATGCTGGGGAGAAACATGTCCCAGAAGCTGAGTGGGCTGCTGATAATCTTGGGGCTGGCGTGGGGGCTCATGTTGCTGCGCTACACTGTGCAGCAGCCGCGCCACAAGAGCAGTGGCGAGCTACGCCAACAGATCCTGGAGCTGAGCCGGCGATATGTCAAGGTGCTCAACGAGGAGAACCAGAACACACTGGGAGGACCGCAGGGCCCCTCCATGGCCGGTTATG ctgatctGAAGAGGACCATAGCAGTGTTGCTGGACGACATCCTGACGCGCCTGGTCAAGCTGGAGGGGAAGATGGAGCTGGTCGCCAACACTTCAGCCACTAACTCCTCCCATCCTGCAGCAGGCTCCTTGGCCTCAGCTCCAGTTGCCTTACACAAGCAGGACACGCCAGGCAACCACCGCCTGGAAACGCCTCGCCTCCCTCCACAAACACCCAACAGACCTCGCCCAGGGGTATAG
- the LOC139373733 gene encoding transformer-2 protein homolog alpha, translated as MSDIEDGNFDGRGSRSPSKSDRGSPVRVKSESRSGSASPSRAAKHSESRSRSKSRSRSRRHSNRRYSRSRSPSNRKKSRSYSPEYRKKKSQSESPNRRHTSSRSHDFRKETFGQGAGGDEDARANPDPNQCLGVFGLSLYTTEKDLREVFGRYGPLAGVNVVYDQRTGRSRGFAFVYFERIDDSKEAMERANGMELDGRRIRVDFSITKRAHTPTPGIYMGRPTHNGGGGGGERNSGSSGGGRRGRDSYDRYDDRRGGGYDRGYDRGYDRGDRGGDRGYDRYDEYDKYSRRRSPSPYYSRYRSRSRSRSYSPRRY; from the exons ATGAGTGACATTGAGGATGGAAACTTCGATGGACGA GGCTCTCGCTCCCCATCCAAATCGGACCGTGGCAGTCCTGTCCGGGTCAAGTCAGAGAGCAGATCCGGCTCCGCGAGCCCATCAAGGGCCGCCAAACACTCAGAGTCTCGGTCCCGCTctaagtccag GTCTCGCTCTCGGAGGCACTCCAACCGCAGGTACAGccgctctcgctccccctccAACCGGAAGAAGTCCCGTTCCTACAGCCCGGAATACCGGAAGAAGAAGAGCCAAAGCGAGTCACCTAACCGCCGCCATACCAGCAGCAGA AGCCATGACTTCAGAAAAGAGACATTCGGTCAGGGAGCAGGAGGTGATGAGGATGCCAGG GCGAACCCTGACCCCAACCAGTGCCTGGGGGTGTTTGGGCTGAGCCTGTACACCACGGAGAAGGACCTGAGGGAAGTGTTTGGCCGGTATGGCCCGCTGGCCGGGGTTAACGTGGTGTATGACCAGCGCACCGGGCGCTCCCGAGGCTTTGCCTTCGTCTACTTCGAGAGGATTGACGACTCCAAGGAG gcGATGGAGCGTGCCAACGGTATGGAGCTGGACGGGAGACGTATCAGAGTGGACTTTTCCATCACCAAGAGGGCCCACACCCCTACGCCTGGCATCTACATGGGCCGACCCACACA taatggtggtggtggtggaggagagcgAAACAGTGGCAgcagtggtggagggaggaggggccgGGACTCGTACGACCGATACGATGATCGACGGGGCGGCGGCTACGACCGTGGATATGACCGTGGATACGATCGGGGAGACCGAGGTGGAGACCGGGGATATGACAGATATGACGAGTACGACAAGTACAG TCGCAggcgctctccctctccctactacAGTCGATACAGGTCACGCTCCAGGTCTCGCTCATACAGCCCAC GACGATACTAA